In Malania oleifera isolate guangnan ecotype guangnan chromosome 8, ASM2987363v1, whole genome shotgun sequence, a single window of DNA contains:
- the LOC131162279 gene encoding uncharacterized oxidoreductase At4g09670-like, translated as MADDRIRFGILGCAKTARKVSRAITLAPNASLYAVGSRSIDKASRFAADNGFPPSAKVYGSYDAVLDDPDVDAVYVPLPTSLHVSWAIAAARKRKHVLLEKPVALNVAELDEILQACESNGVQFMDGTMWMHHPRTAKMRDFLSDALLFGELKVINACLTFGAGPDFLKNNIRVKPDLDALGCLGDMGWYCIRAILWIANYELPKTVIALHGAVFNEAGVIISCGSSLQWEDGKVATFHCSFISHLTMDVTAVGTKGTLHLRDFVIPFNENQASFSAATKSGFTELVTGWNSVPSEHTIATDIPQEARMVTEFAGLVKSVKGSGSKPEEKWPTISRKTQLVLDAVKESIDKGCKPVKVVY; from the exons ATGGCCGACGATCGAATCCGATTTGGCATTTTGGGATGTGCGAAGACCGCTCGTAAAGTGTCTAGAGCCATTACGCTCGCCCCTAACGCCTCTCTCTACGCCGTCGGTAGTCGCTCCATCGACAAGGCCTCGCGATTCGCCGCCGACAATGGCTTCCCGCCGTCGGCCAAGGTCTACGGCAGCTACGATGCTGTCCTTGACGACCCCGACGTCGACGCCGTCTACGTTCCCCTCCCCACCAGCCTCCACGTGTCATGGGCCATCGCCGCTGCCCGTAAGAGGAAGCACGTGCTCCTCGAGAAGCCTGTGGCTCTCAACGTCGCCGAGCTCGACGAGATTCTGCAGGCTTGCGAATCCAACGGTGTTCAGTTCATGGACGGTACCATGTGGATGCACCACCCGCGCACGGCCAAGATGCGAGACTTCCTCTCCGATGCGCTGCTTTTTGGGGAGCTCAAAGTG ATAAATGCCTGCTTAACGTTTGGTGCTGGTCCTGATTTTCTCAAGAATAATATTCGTGTTAAACCAGACCTTGATGCTCTGGGTTGTCTTGGTGATATGGGGTGGTACTGCATCAGGGCAATTCTGTGGATTGCAAACTATGAACTGCCTAAAACAGTCATCGCTCTGCATGGGGCTGTTTTTAATGAAGCAGGGGTGATCATATCTTGTGGGTCGTCCTTGCAATGGGAAGACGGGAAAGTGGCAACTTTTCATTGTTCCTTCATATCCCATTTGACCATGGATGTAACTGCAGTTGGAACAAAGGGGACTTTGCATCTTCGTGATTTTGTCATTCCATTTAATGAGAACCAAGCATCATTTTCAGCTGCTACAAAGTCTGGGTTTACTGAGCTAGTGACCGGATGGAACTCAGTGCCAAGTGAACACACAATTGCGACAGACATTCCACAGGAAGCTCGCATGGTGACAGAGTTTGCTGGGTTGGTTAAAAGTGTTAAAGGAAGTGGTTCAAAGCCCGAAGAGAAGTGGCCAACCATCAGTAGGAAGACCCAGCTGGTGCTTGATGCAGTGAAGGAATCGATTGATAAAGGTTGCAAGCCAGTCAAAGTCGTGTACTAG